From Brachyspira hampsonii:
TTTTGAGCATTTATTAGTATAATAACTATAAGGGGTATCATATGGAAAGAAGAGATAATATAAAAGAAATCATATTAAGTAATATTAATAAAATAGAGCCAGACAAATATTATAACACTTTCGACCTGCTTAGATTATTGGGAACAGGGATCACTCCTACTAGAAACTTTATTACTAAAAAAATACCTATAGAAAAAAGACAGGTTATTATATTAAAAGAGCATACAGAAGAATATAAGGGGCAGAATATATTTAAAAATATATAATAAGGACTTATATATGATAAAAAAAGAAATACTAAAAAAACTATTGTGGTATCTGGGGCAGACATCATTAAGGCTGTACATTCTGATAATAAAAATATTGACTGTGAGGCTAATTATAAAAAATGTATATATTTTGATAATGGAGAATGTAATCATGATACTGTTTCAAATCTTGATGAGGTAGTGATATGTCCTTATTATCTTATAAATAAAGACTAAATCTCTAAAGTTTTTTTCATTTCATAGGATATATTTTTGAATATATAATTACTTTTTATTACTTTTTTAGCAGAGTTTTTAAATATTGGTCTTTTTCTTATCTTTTTCTTACAGTTTAATATTCTGATAGGCTTTATATCATGTTTTTTTGTACCTATTCTTTCATATATAGCAGGATCTTTTCCTTTTGGCTTTAATATGAAAAATCTTTTATCTCTTTTTTTTAATTTGCCTTCTTTTATTTTCTCTCCTATTTGTCTAATATTACCCATTTTATTAAATCTATATTTATTTGGTATAATATTAGTATATTTATTTTTTCTTCTGCTTAATGTAGCTATAGGGTTGGTATTTAAAGACTTACCCCAGATGTTACGGCTTAGCGGCTTTCCGAACTAATGATACTCTTGATATTCTGCTGTGCTTCCTATTATGCTTTTTTTATCTTTTTTAGTTGATTTTTCTACCTGTATTACTCTTAAAGCATATTGATTCCTTAAAGTAAATGTTTTTTTAGTTTCTTCTCTTGCTTCTTTTTGTACTTCAAATGCTGCCTGATTGAGTATTTTTGATGTTTTTTTCTCTGCGAATTTCTCTAACTTTTTTAATTTTTCTTGAAGTTCTTTGAATGTTATAGTTTCAGCCATAGTATTATCCTTAATTTATGCTTGTAAAGATAATAATACTTGAATATAAAAATAAAAAGTGAATCAATAA
This genomic window contains:
- a CDS encoding HK97 gp10 family phage protein, whose protein sequence is MAETITFKELQEKLKKLEKFAEKKTSKILNQAAFEVQKEAREETKKTFTLRNQYALRVIQVEKSTKKDKKSIIGSTAEYQEYH